From the genome of Halorussus caseinilyticus, one region includes:
- a CDS encoding ribosome assembly factor SBDS codes for MIPLEEAVTARLESHGERFEVLVDPDAALEIKRGEFEGELEDVIAAEDVFENASRGDRPAETALEDVFGTTDPLEIIPRVIEDGEIQITAEQRREMQEQKHKQLVNRITRNAVNPQMDNAPHPPERIESALEETDFRVDPMEPVETQVDDALDALRPVIPIRFDEVTVAVQVPADYAGSAQAKIRQFGELEREEWQNDGGWVGVLTFPAGMQNDFYDLVNEHTSGEAETRIIKDEDDISMR; via the coding sequence ATGATACCACTCGAAGAGGCGGTGACTGCCCGCCTCGAATCTCACGGCGAACGGTTCGAGGTACTCGTAGACCCGGACGCGGCGCTGGAAATCAAGCGCGGCGAGTTCGAGGGCGAACTGGAGGACGTTATCGCCGCCGAGGACGTGTTCGAGAACGCGAGTCGCGGCGACCGACCGGCCGAGACCGCCCTCGAAGACGTGTTCGGCACGACCGACCCCCTCGAAATCATCCCCAGAGTCATCGAGGACGGGGAGATTCAGATTACCGCCGAACAGCGCCGCGAGATGCAAGAACAGAAGCACAAGCAACTGGTCAACCGCATCACGCGCAACGCGGTCAACCCCCAGATGGACAACGCGCCCCACCCGCCCGAGCGCATCGAGTCCGCCTTAGAGGAGACCGACTTCCGCGTGGACCCGATGGAACCCGTCGAGACCCAAGTGGACGACGCCTTGGACGCGCTCCGACCCGTCATCCCCATCCGGTTCGACGAGGTGACGGTCGCGGTTCAGGTGCCCGCCGACTACGCCGGGAGCGCGCAGGCGAAGATTCGGCAGTTCGGCGAACTCGAACGCGAGGAGTGGCAGAACGACGGCGGATGGGTCGGCGTCCTCACGTTCCCCGCCGGGATGCAGAACGACTTCTACGACCTCGTGAACGAACACACCAGCGGCGAGGCCGAGACTCGCATCATCAAAGACGAGGACGACATCAGTATGCGGTGA
- a CDS encoding UPF0179 family protein, whose translation MSTITLIGTRLADAGQEFVYQGEASACEGCPYRDQCLNLSAGVRYRVSDVRDGAQTLDCGVHDTGVTAVEVEPVGVKANVPAKNAYAGSKASLAGPCPHTQCPSHEFCEPAGAEFEEDYQISEILGEPPHDYCMLDRDLTLVEFAPEDE comes from the coding sequence ATGTCAACTATCACCCTCATCGGAACCCGCCTCGCCGACGCCGGACAGGAGTTCGTCTATCAGGGCGAAGCCTCGGCCTGCGAGGGGTGTCCGTACCGCGACCAGTGTCTCAACCTCTCGGCGGGCGTGCGCTACCGCGTCAGCGACGTGCGCGACGGCGCACAGACCCTCGACTGCGGCGTCCACGATACGGGCGTCACGGCCGTCGAAGTCGAACCGGTCGGCGTGAAAGCCAACGTCCCGGCGAAGAACGCCTACGCCGGGAGCAAGGCCAGTCTCGCCGGGCCGTGTCCGCACACCCAGTGTCCGAGCCACGAGTTCTGCGAACCCGCGGGCGCGGAGTTCGAAGAGGACTATCAGATTTCCGAGATTCTGGGCGAACCGCCACACGACTACTGCATGCTCGACAGGGACCTGACGCTGGTGGAGTTCGCACCCGAAGACGAGTAG
- a CDS encoding DUF5820 family protein, translating to MSDGDPSADETPRGDDPDAPDDADLPEGWRVWNDEPGGRRILAYRPDVFDAAQFPAACMPTLYVAAGAPNRPASEAEYGTTRVWRVEFFLEPEVEVVPARTYDTREEALAGARELADEFARGELDYRGAYQVPREEYLDELDELTGE from the coding sequence ATGAGCGACGGCGACCCATCGGCGGACGAGACGCCGCGCGGCGACGACCCCGACGCGCCCGACGACGCGGACCTCCCGGAAGGGTGGCGCGTCTGGAACGACGAACCCGGCGGGCGGCGAATCCTCGCGTACCGACCGGACGTGTTCGACGCCGCCCAGTTCCCGGCGGCGTGCATGCCGACGCTGTACGTCGCGGCGGGCGCGCCCAACCGCCCGGCGTCGGAGGCCGAGTACGGGACGACTCGCGTCTGGCGCGTCGAGTTCTTCCTCGAACCGGAGGTCGAAGTCGTCCCCGCGCGGACGTACGACACCCGCGAGGAGGCGCTGGCGGGCGCGCGCGAACTCGCGGACGAGTTCGCGCGCGGCGAACTCGACTACCGCGGCGCGTACCAAGTCCCGCGCGAGGAATATCTGGACGAACTGGACGAGTTGACCGGCGAGTGA
- a CDS encoding PrkA family serine protein kinase, whose amino-acid sequence MTETLEELSQRYQESMPEDLRETKSFDWYLDELYADPKIARNAHQRVADMFDYYGTEYDEDAGVVEYLLASEDPLHDGENTFYGHEIHRAIHEFVNKVKSGARGLGPEKRIKLLLGPVGSGKSDFDRQVRTYFEDYTLSDEGRMYTYKWTNLCDVIHDQDPADDTVRSPMNQDPLVLLPLDQRQRVVDDLNENLDAPYTIQNEQSLDPASAFYMDALLAYYDDDIQQVLENHVEVIRLTADENKRQAVETFEPKDKKNQDETELTGDVNYSKIAIYGESDPRAFDYSGAFCNANRGIFSGEELLKLQREFLYDFLHATQEQTIKPKNNPRIDIDQVIVGRTNMPEYRDKKGDEKMEAFNDRTKRIDFPYVLEYDEEAQIYRKMLGNADVPDVHIEPHTLEMAGLFGVLTRIEEPDSETVDLMQKVKAYNGEIKDGEDVDVKKLREEGEETADIGEGMEGVSARFIGDEIAEAIMNSTHRDRGFLSPLSVFNHFEENLENHGSIPEENFDTYYRYLEMVREEYKDRAIEDVRHALAYDIEEIQRQGEKYMDHVMAYIDDDTVEDELTGREQEPDESFLRAVEEKLDIPRDRKNDFRQEVSNWVSRRAREGSPFDPQDNDRLRRALERKLWEDKKHNINFSALVSSNEMDDDEQNAWIDALTDQGYSREGAKEVLEFAGAEVARAEMED is encoded by the coding sequence ATGACAGAAACACTGGAAGAACTCAGCCAGCGGTACCAAGAATCGATGCCCGAAGACCTCCGAGAGACCAAGTCGTTCGACTGGTACCTCGACGAGTTGTACGCCGACCCCAAAATCGCCAGAAACGCCCACCAGCGGGTCGCGGACATGTTCGACTACTACGGCACCGAGTACGACGAAGACGCCGGAGTAGTCGAGTACCTACTGGCCTCGGAAGACCCGCTTCACGACGGCGAAAACACCTTCTACGGCCACGAGATTCACCGAGCAATCCACGAGTTCGTCAACAAGGTCAAGTCCGGCGCGCGCGGACTCGGGCCGGAAAAGCGCATCAAACTCCTGCTCGGCCCGGTCGGGTCCGGCAAGTCCGACTTCGACCGGCAGGTTCGGACCTACTTCGAGGACTACACCCTCAGCGACGAGGGTCGGATGTACACCTACAAGTGGACCAACCTCTGTGACGTGATTCACGACCAAGACCCGGCCGACGACACGGTCCGGTCGCCGATGAACCAAGACCCCCTCGTCCTGCTCCCCCTCGACCAGCGCCAGCGGGTCGTGGACGACCTGAACGAGAACCTCGACGCTCCTTACACCATCCAGAACGAGCAGAGCCTCGACCCCGCGTCGGCGTTCTACATGGACGCACTGCTGGCGTACTACGACGACGACATCCAGCAGGTGCTGGAAAACCACGTCGAAGTCATCCGCCTGACCGCAGACGAGAACAAGCGCCAAGCCGTCGAGACCTTCGAACCCAAGGACAAGAAGAATCAGGACGAAACCGAACTCACGGGCGACGTGAACTACTCGAAAATCGCCATCTACGGCGAGTCCGACCCCAGAGCCTTCGATTACTCGGGGGCGTTCTGTAACGCCAACCGCGGCATCTTCAGCGGCGAGGAACTCCTGAAGCTTCAGCGCGAGTTCCTCTACGACTTCCTCCACGCGACCCAAGAGCAGACCATCAAACCGAAGAACAACCCCCGAATCGACATCGACCAAGTCATCGTCGGCCGGACGAACATGCCCGAGTACCGCGACAAGAAGGGCGACGAGAAGATGGAGGCGTTCAACGACCGGACCAAGCGCATCGACTTCCCGTACGTCCTCGAATACGACGAGGAGGCCCAAATCTACCGGAAGATGCTGGGCAACGCCGACGTGCCCGACGTTCACATCGAGCCACACACCCTCGAAATGGCGGGACTGTTCGGCGTCCTGACCCGCATCGAGGAACCCGACTCCGAGACGGTGGACCTGATGCAGAAGGTCAAAGCCTACAACGGCGAGATAAAGGACGGCGAGGACGTTGACGTGAAGAAACTCCGCGAGGAGGGCGAGGAGACCGCCGACATCGGCGAGGGGATGGAAGGGGTTTCGGCCCGGTTCATCGGCGACGAAATCGCCGAGGCCATCATGAACTCGACCCACCGGGACCGCGGGTTCCTGAGTCCCCTGTCGGTGTTCAACCACTTCGAGGAGAACCTCGAAAATCACGGCTCCATCCCCGAGGAGAACTTCGACACCTACTACCGCTACCTCGAAATGGTCCGCGAGGAGTACAAGGACCGCGCCATCGAGGACGTGCGCCACGCGCTGGCCTACGACATCGAGGAAATCCAGCGGCAGGGCGAGAAGTACATGGACCACGTGATGGCGTACATCGACGACGATACCGTCGAAGACGAACTCACGGGCCGTGAGCAGGAACCCGACGAGAGTTTCCTCCGAGCGGTCGAGGAGAAACTCGACATCCCGCGCGACCGGAAGAACGACTTCCGCCAAGAGGTCAGCAACTGGGTGTCCCGGCGCGCCCGCGAGGGGTCGCCCTTCGACCCGCAGGACAACGACCGCCTGCGCCGCGCCCTCGAACGCAAGCTCTGGGAGGACAAGAAGCACAACATCAACTTCTCGGCGCTGGTGTCGTCCAACGAGATGGACGACGACGAGCAGAACGCGTGGATAGACGCGCTCACCGACCAAGGCTACTCCCGCGAGGGCGCGAAGGAGGTGCTGGAGTTCGCTGGCGCAGAAGTCGCTCGCGCGGAGATGGAGGACTAA